The segment GAAATTAAAGGAAATATTATAATAGATGGAATGAATACACGCAATTACTCGATTAAATATATTACTGAAAAAGTTGGTATAGTTTTTCAAGATCCTGAAATACAATTCATAATGATGAGTGTAGAAGATGAGGTTGCGATAGGTTTAGAAAAAATGAATCTCCCACGAGTAGAAATGATTAAAAGAGTTGATTGGGCTTTAGATGTTGTAGGCATGAAAGAATATAAAGATGTTTCCCCAGAAGAACTCTCTGGTGGACAAAAGCAAAGAGTAGCTATAGCTACAATGCTTGCTAAGCAACCTGAAATACTTGTATTAGATGAGCCGACTTCAGATTTAGATCCTAAAGGTAAAATGGAAGTTTTTTCAGTAATTTCAAATTTAAGAAAAGAATTTGATACTACAATAATAATGGCAACTCATGAAAGTGAGAAAATATTAAAATTTGCTGATAGAATAATAGTATTAAATAAAGGAAGTAAAATCTTTGAAGATTCTCCAGAAAAAATTTTTTCAAGAATAGATGAATTAAAAAATATTGGAATACGACCTCCACAAATTATAGAAGTATGTAATAAACTTGGATGCGGAACAGTATTAGCAATAGAAGAAGCAAAAGAAATTTTAAATAAAAAATTTAATTTAGAAAATAGAAAATATTACCAAAAAATTGATTTTTTAAAAATTAATGATAGAAAACCAGTAATAGAAGTACAAAATGTTTCTTATATTTATCCAAATGGTTTTAAAGCTTTAGAGAATATTAATTTAACAATTTATGAAAAAGATTATATTGCTATAATTGGACAAAATGGAAGTGGAAAAACAACTCTTGCAAAACATTTTAATGGAATATTAAAACCAACTAATGGAAAAGTATTAGTTTATGGAATGGATACTAGAAAAACATCCATATCAGAAATTGCTAAAAAAGTTGGTTATTGTTTTCAAAATCCAGATCATCAAATTTTTTCTAATACTGTAGAAGAAGAAATTATGTTTGGATTAAAGCAAATTGGATTAAGTAAAAAAGAAATAGAAAAGAAAGTTTCTGAAATATTAAAGATTGTAGGTCTTGAAGAATATAGATATGAGGACCCCTCATTCCTTGGAAAAGGGCAAAGACAAAGACTTGCAGTTGCATCAATACTTGCGCTAGAGCCTAAAATTCTTGTAGTAGATGAGCCTACAACAGGTCAGGATTATGCTATGATTAAGGATTTAATGAATCTACTTACACATTTAAATAATATTGGTAATACTATTATTATTATAACTCATGATATGGAAATAGCTGCGGAATATGCAAAAAGAATAATTATTATGCGTAATGGAAGAATTGTCGCTGATGATTCTCCCTCAAGAATATTTAGTAATTTAGAATTATTGTCAGAAAATGATTTAGAAGCCCCTTCAATAACTCAACTTTCAATTAAATTAGGATTTATAGCTTTAAAAAATGAGGACTTCATAAAAATAATTAAAGGAGAGTAAAATTAACGACATATTTAAATAGAATGACAGTGCCCGAATAAGCATTTTAATAACCTTCACTTCTTATAGCTTGATAATATAATGTGAATAAATTTAGATTTTTTTATTCCTTTTTATAGTT is part of the Nitrososphaerota archaeon genome and harbors:
- a CDS encoding energy-coupling factor transporter ATPase yields the protein MSIINIENFYWKYLGSKDYALKNINLKIEKGEFIGIMGPTGAGKSTLCLAIAGLIPWVLPGEIKGNIIIDGMNTRNYSIKYITEKVGIVFQDPEIQFIMMSVEDEVAIGLEKMNLPRVEMIKRVDWALDVVGMKEYKDVSPEELSGGQKQRVAIATMLAKQPEILVLDEPTSDLDPKGKMEVFSVISNLRKEFDTTIIMATHESEKILKFADRIIVLNKGSKIFEDSPEKIFSRIDELKNIGIRPPQIIEVCNKLGCGTVLAIEEAKEILNKKFNLENRKYYQKIDFLKINDRKPVIEVQNVSYIYPNGFKALENINLTIYEKDYIAIIGQNGSGKTTLAKHFNGILKPTNGKVLVYGMDTRKTSISEIAKKVGYCFQNPDHQIFSNTVEEEIMFGLKQIGLSKKEIEKKVSEILKIVGLEEYRYEDPSFLGKGQRQRLAVASILALEPKILVVDEPTTGQDYAMIKDLMNLLTHLNNIGNTIIIITHDMEIAAEYAKRIIIMRNGRIVADDSPSRIFSNLELLSENDLEAPSITQLSIKLGFIALKNEDFIKIIKGE